TTAAATAAAAATGATTGCGTGTCTTTTCCCCATGCTCCAGTAATTGCAAAGTATGTATACGATATAGACCAAGCAATAATCACTGCATAATATGTTGAAACGATAAATGTTACGCACATTTGCCACCATCCAATAAATTCGGCACGCGGGCTAATACGGAAAAATGTAAGTGGTGCTGAACCACGATGACGATGACCAAGGGCAAACTCAAACGCTAACAATGAAATACCAGTCGTTAATAATGCAAATAAGTACGGTAAAAAGAATGCTCCTCCTCCATTTTCATACGCTGTATAAGGAAAACGCCATATGTTTCCTAATCCAACGGCAGATCCGACCGCTGCGAAAATAAATCCAGCTCTCGTTCCCCATTGTTGCCTCGTTTCCATGTTTCCTTCCCCCTTTATGACAAGTTCATACTTGGATTATATTTTAAATTGACTAAATTATCAATAAATTCTGTTAATTTTTTCGAAAATTAACATCCCTCTCCTATTAACGGCATAAAAAAATCGAATAGACAATTATTCGTCTATTCGATCTTTCATCTGTTTTAATATTTTCTTTTCAAGTCTTGAAACTTGTACTTGTGAAATGCCTATGCGCTCTGCTACTTCTGACTGTGTTTGATCTTTATAGTAACGCAAGTATACAATTAAGCGCTCTCGTTCATCTAGTTCTCTAATCGCTTCTTTTAAAGCAATTTTATCGAACCATTTCGTTTCAGATTGATCTGCAATTTGATCTAAAATAGTGATTGGATCGCCGTCGTTTTCATATACAGTTTCATGTATAGATGAAGGAGCACGGCTCGCTTCTTGCGCTAGAACAACTTCCTCTGGCGTTAGTTCTAGTGCCTCTGCCACTTCATTAATCGTTGGAGCCCTTCCGAACTCTTTCGAAAGCTCATCTCTCATCTTTCGAATTTTGTTCCCTGTTTCTTTTAAAGACCTACT
This genomic interval from Bacillus thuringiensis contains the following:
- the sigF gene encoding RNA polymerase sporulation sigma factor SigF, producing MDIEVKNEKKKPQLKDHELKALIQKSQDGDQQARDTIVQSNMRLVWSVVQRFLNRGYEPDDLFQIGCIGLLKSVDKFDLSFDVKFSTYAVPMIIGEIQRFLRDDGSVKVSRSLKETGNKIRKMRDELSKEFGRAPTINEVAEALELTPEEVVLAQEASRAPSSIHETVYENDGDPITILDQIADQSETKWFDKIALKEAIRELDERERLIVYLRYYKDQTQSEVAERIGISQVQVSRLEKKILKQMKDRIDE